The genomic interval TTTGGCATTCAAAAGATCAGGCCCGACCAGCGCGCCGAGCGCCTGGAACGCGGATTATCGGAGTGGCGCCGACGCTTCGCCGATCGGATTTTTGGCCTGACGGAAGAGGCTGCGCTCGCCTATGGCGATATCATGGGAGACGCGACGCGGCGTGGCCAACCGATGTCGGCACCCGACGGCATGATCGCGGCCATCGCCCGCGTCAATGGCGGCCGCTTGGCCACGCGAAATCTC from Bradyrhizobium sp. CCGUVB1N3 carries:
- a CDS encoding type II toxin-antitoxin system VapC family toxin produces the protein MIFLDTNVLSETLRKAPDDAVMAWLVSHDAELALPTVTIAEIAFGIQKIRPDQRAERLERGLSEWRRRFADRIFGLTEEAALAYGDIMGDATRRGQPMSAPDGMIAAIARVNGGRLATRNLSDFASTGLELISPWNF